Proteins encoded within one genomic window of Clupea harengus chromosome 10, Ch_v2.0.2, whole genome shotgun sequence:
- the dnajc6 gene encoding putative tyrosine-protein phosphatase auxilin isoform X4 produces the protein MDSSDMDANYGGGLLDMVKGGAGKFFSNFKDNLKDTLKDTSTKVMHQVATYTKGELDIAYITSRIIVMTYPSSAVEMGYANHVEDMRSFLDSRHADHYTVFNLSQRNYRGAKFSNRVSECNWPSRQAPSLHNLFAVCKNMHNWLKQNPKNVCVITCSDGRALSGVLVCAMFCFCHLFANPVPAMQLLSAKRPGSGLWPSHRRYIGYVCSMVSEKPLIPHFKPLIIKAVTVSPVPCFNKQRSGCRPFCDILLGETKIFSTSQDYERMREYRVQDAKVVFNLGVSVQGDVVISVYHMRSTIGGRLQAKVSNTQIFQIQFHTGFIAPGMTVLKFMKPELDTCESPDKYPQLFHVLVDVEVEGTEKQKDLTPPWEQFPTRDLSPGVLFSSQEEHQQALAIADEMEGLDLEDPSLAPGADGRKGPHDESEPSDDEMLSLSSQQSNASNERASGAHAAPREAPRRPDAPPTAAPPPAEDADLLGLDGGAVEPPCASPHPPAANTQDLLGDLFGGPPVAQPTSAPASAQSTPRRTVLPSSPSTNASANTQPTGPFAPFGSGPAPQPKPQDFMGSFLGAGNMGQPDPFLHAARSPSPTMQNAGSMGRSSPVPTTPTVNIQQQNAKGGWDWNRAAGPGGGFGMGSKSATTSPTGSVNSTPTHQAKPISMDPFADLGNLGSSLGGGSGFSSKPTTPTGTGGGVPPMGSPQRPSPQHTGAGGWQPSTGFPSWQPGGAGGNGGAGAGGQWQGQPPTQPKPPATMPMPHSSPQNRPNYNVNFGTMGGTAPGAPSKPQANMGTKPKVTTANFDDLLSGQGFSGAKEKKGPRTIAEMRKEEMAKEMDPEKLKILDWIEGKERNIRALLSTMHTVLWEGETRWKPVGMADLVTPEQVKKVYRKAVLVVHPDKATGQPYEQYAKMIFMELNDAWSEFDSQGQKALY, from the exons TGATGACGTATCCTTCGTCCGCTGTGGAGATGGGGTACGCCAATCACGTGGAGGACATGCGTTCCTTCCTGGACTCGCGGCACGCTGACCACTACACCGTCTTCAACCTGTCGCAGAGGAACTACCGTGGAGCCAAATTCTCCAACAGG gtgTCTGAATGCAACTGGCCTTCCAGACAAGCGCCTAGCCTCCACAACCTCTTTGCTGTGTGTAAGAATATGCACAACTGGCTCAAACAGAACcccaagaatgtgtgtgtcatcaccTGCTCG GATGGCAGAGCTCTGTCAGGTGTGCTGGTCTGTGCCATGTTCTGTTTCTGCCACCTCTTCGCCAACCCGGTGCCCGCCATGCAACTGCTCAGCGCCAAGAGACCCGGCTCAGGCCTGTGGCCCTCTCACAGAAG gtacaTCGGTTATGTGTGCAGCATGGTCTCGGAGAAGCCCCTCATCCCCCACTTCAAGCCTCTGATCATCAAAGCCGTCACGGTCAGCCCGGTGCCCTGCTTCAACAAGCAGCGCAGCGGCTGCAGGCCCTTCTGCGACATCCTCCTGGGAGAGACCAAGATCTTCTCCACATCACAGGACTATGAGAGGATGAG AGAGTATCGGGTCCAGGACGCCAAAGTGGTGTTCAACCTGGGCGTGAGTGTGCAGGGTGATGTAGTGATCTCCGTCTATCACATGAGGTCCACCATCGGAGGAAGACTGCAAGCGAAG GTGTCCAACACACAGATATTCCAGATTCAGTTCCACACTGGCTTCATCGCCCCCGGGATGACGGTCCTAAAATTCATGAA GCCTGAGCTGGACACGTGTGAGTCTCCAGACAAGTACCCTCAGCTGTTCCACGTGCTGGTGGACGTGGAGGTGGAGGGCACAGAGAAGCAGAAGGACCTGACACCCCCGTGGGAGCAGTTCCCCACCAGAGACCTGAGCCCCGgcgtcctcttctcctcccaggAGGAGCATCAGCAGGCCCTGGCCATCGCAG ATGAAATGGAGGGCCTGGACTTGGAAG ACCCGAGTCTTGCTCCTGGTGCTGACGGCCGGAAGGGTCCCCATGACGAGAGTGAGCCTTCGGACGACGAGATGCTGTCTCTGTCCAGCCAGCAGAGCAACGCTAGCAACGAGAGGGCCAGTGGGGCGCACGCCGCTCCCCGAGAGGCCCCCAGAAGGCCTGACGCTCCCCCTACAGCTGCGCCTCCCCCTGCCGAGGACGCGGACCTCCTGGGCCTGGACGGCGGGGCAGTGGAGCCCCCATGCGCGTCTCCACACCCCCCTGCCGCCAACACCCAGGACCTGCTGGGGGACCTGTTCGGGGGGCCTCCTGTGGCCCAGCCCACCAGCGCCCCGGCCTCGGCCCAGTCCACCCCCCGCCGGACGGTCCTCCCGTCCTCGCCCAGCACCAACGCCAGCGCCAACACACAGCCAACTGGCC CCTTTGCCCCTTTTGGGTCAGGACCAGCCCCCCAGCCCAAGCCCCAGGACTTCATGGGCAGTTTCCTGGGTGCAGGTAATATGGGGCAGCCAGACCCCTTCCTGCATGCCGCACGGTCCCCATCTCCTACTATGCAGAACGCGGGCAGCATGG GTCGGAGCTCCCCGGTGCCCACCACACCCACTGTCAACATCCAGCAGCAGAACGCCAAGGGGGGATGGGACTGGAACAGAGCGGCCGGTCCAG GAGGGGGCTTTGGCATGGGGAGCAAGTCTGCCACCACCAGCCCCACAGGGTCTGTCAacagcacacccacccaccaggCTAAGCCTATCTCAATGGACCCCTTCGCTGACCTGGGCAATCTAGGGTCCAGTTTAGGAG GTGGCTCAGGCTTTTCCAGTAAACCCACCACACCGACGGGCACTGGAGGTGGCGTTCCCCCCATGGGCTCTCCTCAACGGCCTTCTCCCCAGCACACAGGAGCTGGAGGCTGGCAGCCCAGTACCGGCTTCCCCTCTTGGCAGCCTGGAGGTGCTGGAGGCAATGGGGGTGCTGGAGCTGGGGGCCAGTGGCAGGGGCAGCCCCCCACCCAGCCCAAACCACCCGCCACAATGCCCATGCCCCACAGCTCCCCCCAGAACCGACCCAACTACAACGTCAACTTCGGCACCATGGGTGGCACCGCGCCTGGAGCCCCCAGCAAACCACAGGCTAACATGG GGACCAAACCGAAAGTGACCACCGCCAACTTTGATGACCTGCTGTCTGGCCAGGGCTTCTCCGGGGCGAAGGAGAAGAAGGGGCCGAGGACCATCGCAGAGATGCGGAAGGAGGAGATGGCTAAAGAGATGGATCCCGAGAAGCTCAAG aTCCTGGATTGGATCGAGGGGAAGGAGCGTAACATCCGGGCCCTGCTGTCCACTATGCACACAGTGCTGTGGGAGGGGGAGACCCGCTGGAAGCCCGTGGGCATGGCTGACCTTGTGACCCCAGAGCAGGTGAAGAAGGTCTACCGGAAGGCCGTCCTGGTGGTCCATCCTGATAAG GCCACCGGGCAACCCTATGAACAATATGCCAAGATGATTTTTATGGAACTGAATGATGCATGGTCAGAGTTTGACAGCCAAGGACAGAAAGCTCTGTACTGA